The Paenibacillus sp. FSL R7-0204 genome includes a region encoding these proteins:
- a CDS encoding heptaprenyl diphosphate synthase component 1 has protein sequence MKPYRIPQLAKPYTDYDMIQRHTELPPFSDGRGHLLYIFLGRGRGADFQQGELFTLVTGLVQLGLDTHESIDRNHEEPGGDIMRTRQLKVLAGDYFSSWFYHLLAKHGQIEMVGLLSAAIADFNVMKANLYGKMSGTLVPAEQYLKHTVQLNMRLFLSFTPMIEESLRDIWQKLLAEFSQCETAAQELRRGAAPASALEGYTYWKVMESATEEERQQLKGQTLDPKDWQKLKLRCKCDTLLTDKLHSSLASIQSLLQSIRDEELAGQLRSALDRLLLQMKISGQAAVEG, from the coding sequence ATGAAACCGTACCGCATACCGCAACTGGCTAAACCTTACACCGACTACGATATGATTCAGCGGCATACGGAACTGCCGCCGTTCTCAGACGGGCGGGGTCATTTGTTATATATTTTTCTCGGCAGAGGCCGGGGGGCAGACTTCCAGCAGGGAGAGCTGTTCACCCTGGTGACCGGACTCGTCCAGCTTGGACTGGATACCCATGAGAGCATTGACCGGAATCATGAAGAGCCCGGCGGTGATATTATGCGCACCCGTCAGCTGAAGGTTCTGGCCGGTGATTATTTCAGCAGCTGGTTCTACCATCTGCTCGCGAAGCACGGTCAGATTGAAATGGTGGGCCTGTTGAGCGCGGCTATCGCTGATTTCAATGTGATGAAGGCCAATCTTTACGGCAAGATGAGCGGAACGCTTGTCCCGGCCGAACAATACTTGAAGCACACGGTACAGCTCAATATGCGGCTGTTTCTTTCTTTTACACCGATGATTGAAGAGTCCCTTAGAGACATCTGGCAGAAGCTGCTCGCCGAATTCAGCCAGTGTGAGACTGCAGCCCAGGAATTGCGCCGGGGGGCAGCTCCGGCAAGTGCGCTGGAGGGTTATACTTACTGGAAGGTGATGGAGTCGGCGACCGAAGAGGAGCGTCAGCAGCTTAAGGGGCAGACTCTGGACCCCAAGGACTGGCAGAAGCTGAAGCTGAGGTGCAAATGTGATACACTGCTGACGGACAAGCTGCATAGTTCGCTTGCGTCCATTCAGTCGTTATTGCAGAGCATCAGGGACGAGGAACTGGCGGGTCAACTTAGATCAGCACTGGACCGCCTGCTTCTGCAAATGAAAATTTCCGGACAAGCTGCCGTGGAGGGTTAG
- the aroH gene encoding chorismate mutase produces the protein MVNRGIRGATTVTQNEETEILRETVILLREIVERNDVIAEDICSVWITMTTDLDATFPARAIREIEGWEMVPLMCSVEIPVKGSLPNCIRLMVQVNTDKSQRDIRHVYLNEAQRLRPDLSQSK, from the coding sequence ATGGTGAACCGGGGCATACGCGGTGCAACAACCGTAACCCAGAATGAAGAGACGGAAATTTTACGTGAAACGGTGATCCTGCTGAGGGAAATTGTGGAGCGCAATGATGTGATCGCAGAGGATATCTGCAGTGTGTGGATTACGATGACTACGGATCTGGATGCGACCTTCCCGGCACGGGCGATCCGTGAGATTGAAGGCTGGGAGATGGTTCCGCTGATGTGTTCCGTGGAGATCCCTGTGAAGGGCAGCCTGCCGAATTGCATCCGCCTGATGGTACAGGTGAACACCGACAAATCCCAGCGCGATATCCGGCATGTGTATCTGAATGAAGCCCAGCGGCTTCGCCCCGATCTCTCACAGAGCAAGTAA
- a CDS encoding polyprenyl synthetase family protein, with protein sequence MKRLQIFGLLNKDMDQIEKELYRSVQGDDDLLSETSLHLLRAGGKRLRPVFVLMGGKFGTYDLDKLKRVAIPLELIHSASLVHDDVIDDAELRRGEPTVKAKWGDKIAMYTGDYIYAKALVMTSGLKNPLIHQILSKAMVEMSIGEMEQIRDFFNSGQSVRHYLRRIRRKTALLIAVSCQLGALAADAEPGTARLLYNYGYNVGMAFQIRDDLLDLSGTEKQIGKPPGSDMRQGNITLPVIYSLQDERLRSRLLEELEAIREGNSGVGRAIDLILSGDGISRAEELASRYIAKALDALEQLPSNRTKRNLRDIAFFVTGRAY encoded by the coding sequence ATGAAGCGACTGCAAATATTCGGCTTGCTGAACAAAGATATGGATCAGATTGAGAAAGAGCTGTACCGCAGTGTCCAGGGGGATGATGACCTGCTGAGCGAGACTTCGCTGCATCTGCTGAGAGCAGGGGGCAAGCGGCTCCGGCCCGTGTTCGTTCTAATGGGGGGCAAATTCGGGACCTATGACCTCGATAAGCTGAAGCGTGTCGCGATTCCTTTGGAGCTGATTCACAGCGCCTCGCTAGTCCACGATGATGTCATTGACGATGCGGAGCTCCGGCGGGGAGAGCCAACCGTCAAGGCGAAATGGGGCGACAAGATCGCCATGTACACTGGTGATTATATTTATGCCAAGGCACTGGTGATGACTTCAGGGCTAAAGAATCCCCTGATTCATCAGATTCTCTCCAAAGCCATGGTAGAGATGTCCATCGGAGAGATGGAGCAGATCCGCGACTTCTTCAACAGCGGACAGAGCGTGCGCCATTACCTGCGGAGAATCCGCCGGAAGACAGCGCTGCTGATTGCCGTCAGCTGTCAGCTTGGCGCTCTGGCTGCAGATGCGGAGCCGGGAACTGCCAGGCTCCTCTATAATTACGGATATAACGTTGGGATGGCGTTTCAAATCCGTGATGATCTGCTCGATCTCTCCGGAACGGAGAAGCAAATTGGCAAGCCGCCCGGAAGCGATATGCGGCAGGGGAATATCACGCTGCCTGTCATCTACAGTCTGCAGGATGAGCGGCTCCGCAGCCGCCTGCTGGAAGAGCTTGAAGCGATTCGTGAAGGGAACAGCGGGGTCGGCCGCGCGATCGATCTGATTCTCTCCGGCGACGGGATTTCACGTGCGGAGGAACTGGCTTCCCGTTATATTGCCAAGGCGCTGGATGCGCTGGAGCAGCTGCCCAGCAACCGGACGAAGCGCAATTTGCGCGATATCGCCTTTTTCGTGACCGGCCGGGCTTATTGA
- the trpE gene encoding anthranilate synthase component I — MTNPSIEEVVSLSREYNLIPVVTRLLADMETPIRLFQRFAEQDRAFLLESVEGGIQWARYSFIGSDPFLMISGKKGQIQVEVGGEKKQLSGKPVEELKALLRSYRSPKLDGMPPFTGGAIGFFGYDLLQYYEKLSAHAVDDLNMDDIRFMFCDRIIVFDHVKQQILLVGNLHIKDGDTDSDIRAGYEELSNRLVNLAEELQKEGPKENVNRRSIPQDIELGEIHSNLTKEQYISNVEKAKEYIRAGDIFQVVLSQRMHIETEVSPLHVYRMLRILNPSPYMYYLKMDEEIIVGTSPEALVKVDGGRVETRPIAGTRPRGASAAEDHQLAAELLEDEKERAEHLMLVDLGRNDLGRVSKFGSVKCNTFMEIEKYSHVMHLVSNVTGTLAEDKDFFDAFLSCLPAGTVSGAPKLRAMEIIAELEREARGAYAGAIGYLGFSGNMDSCITIRTIIFRKGRAYVQAGAGIVWDSVPEKEYEETVNKAKGMLKAIRMAEAMFPAEVKEKQVINQDYMYEYTP; from the coding sequence GTGACGAATCCGAGCATTGAAGAAGTGGTGTCGCTGTCGCGCGAATACAATCTGATCCCCGTTGTAACAAGATTGCTGGCTGATATGGAAACGCCGATCCGGCTGTTCCAGCGGTTTGCAGAGCAGGATCGCGCATTTTTGCTGGAGAGTGTAGAGGGCGGCATTCAGTGGGCGCGTTATTCTTTTATCGGCAGTGATCCGTTCCTGATGATCTCCGGCAAAAAGGGCCAGATTCAGGTGGAGGTCGGCGGCGAGAAAAAACAGCTGTCCGGCAAACCTGTCGAGGAGCTGAAAGCGCTGCTCCGTTCCTATCGCAGTCCCAAGCTGGACGGCATGCCGCCGTTCACGGGCGGAGCCATCGGATTCTTCGGTTATGATCTGCTGCAGTATTATGAGAAGCTGTCCGCACATGCGGTAGATGACCTGAATATGGATGATATCCGCTTTATGTTCTGTGACCGCATTATCGTCTTCGATCATGTGAAGCAGCAGATCCTGCTGGTGGGTAATCTTCATATTAAGGATGGCGATACGGATTCGGATATCCGGGCGGGCTACGAGGAACTGAGCAATCGCTTAGTGAATCTGGCAGAAGAGCTGCAAAAGGAAGGCCCGAAGGAGAACGTCAACCGCCGCAGCATTCCGCAGGATATCGAGCTTGGAGAGATTCACTCGAATCTCACGAAGGAGCAGTATATAAGCAACGTAGAGAAGGCCAAGGAATACATTCGCGCCGGAGATATCTTCCAGGTGGTGCTGTCACAGCGGATGCATATTGAGACCGAGGTCTCTCCGCTGCATGTGTACCGGATGCTCCGCATTCTGAATCCTTCCCCCTACATGTATTATCTGAAAATGGATGAGGAAATCATTGTCGGCACCTCGCCGGAAGCACTGGTCAAGGTGGACGGCGGACGGGTGGAGACCCGGCCGATTGCCGGAACCCGGCCGCGCGGAGCGAGCGCGGCAGAAGATCATCAGCTCGCCGCAGAGCTGCTTGAGGACGAGAAGGAACGTGCGGAGCATCTGATGCTGGTCGACCTGGGCCGCAATGATCTGGGCCGGGTCTCGAAATTCGGCAGCGTGAAATGCAATACATTCATGGAGATCGAGAAATACTCGCATGTCATGCATCTGGTCTCGAATGTGACCGGAACGCTGGCCGAGGATAAGGATTTCTTCGATGCCTTCCTCTCCTGTCTTCCGGCAGGTACGGTATCGGGAGCGCCGAAGCTGCGGGCGATGGAGATTATTGCCGAGCTGGAGCGGGAGGCCCGCGGCGCTTATGCCGGAGCGATCGGATATCTCGGCTTCTCCGGGAACATGGATTCCTGCATCACCATCCGCACGATTATCTTCCGCAAGGGCCGTGCTTACGTGCAGGCCGGGGCAGGAATCGTCTGGGATTCTGTGCCGGAGAAGGAATATGAGGAGACGGTGAACAAGGCCAAGGGGATGCTGAAGGCAATCCGTATGGCGGAAGCGATGTTCCCCGCCGAGGTGAAGGAGAAGCAGGTCATTAACCAGGATTATATGTACGAATATACCCCGTGA
- a CDS encoding UbiX family flavin prenyltransferase: MTELKPKNFVVGITGASGAIYGIRLTETLLSLGYTVHLVVSNAGWRVFKEELGYAITDREGLLNQQFGSYPGSLVYHPVQDIGASIASGSFRTEGMIIMPCSMGTLSAVAHGSSDNLMTRAADVMLKEGRPLVLVPRETPLHAIHLENMLKLSRMGVKLIPAMPAFYYGPATMDDLINFMVGKVLDSFGMEHTLFRRWGE; encoded by the coding sequence ATGACCGAACTTAAGCCAAAGAACTTCGTGGTTGGCATTACTGGTGCGAGCGGTGCGATCTACGGCATCCGGCTGACAGAGACCCTGCTGTCCCTCGGTTATACAGTACATCTGGTTGTCAGTAATGCAGGCTGGCGTGTCTTCAAGGAGGAGCTGGGTTATGCCATAACTGACAGGGAAGGACTGCTTAACCAGCAGTTCGGCAGTTATCCCGGTTCTCTTGTGTACCACCCGGTACAGGATATCGGTGCTTCGATTGCCAGCGGCTCCTTCCGGACAGAGGGGATGATTATTATGCCCTGCTCGATGGGAACACTGTCTGCTGTAGCACATGGCAGCTCGGACAATCTGATGACGCGGGCTGCGGATGTCATGCTGAAGGAAGGGCGTCCGCTCGTTCTGGTGCCCCGGGAGACACCGCTGCATGCGATTCACCTGGAGAATATGCTGAAGCTGTCACGAATGGGCGTTAAGCTGATTCCGGCAATGCCGGCGTTCTATTATGGTCCTGCAACTATGGATGATCTGATCAATTTCATGGTGGGCAAGGTGCTCGACAGCTTCGGGATGGAGCATACTTTATTTCGCAGATGGGGGGAATGA
- the aroC gene encoding chorismate synthase, with protein MSLRYLTAGETHGPQLTAIIEGLPSNLTLDFEELNFQLHRRQKGYGRGRRMQIEKDTAQIAGGVRHGYTTGAPVALIVENKDWTHWKNIMNIEPIPGSDEEKRRVNRPRPGHADLNGGLKYNHTDLRNVLERSSARETAARVAVGGVARQLLAAFGVKIAGQVIRIGEIEAPANDLPIDELIARTEESSVRVVDKETEQKMEAYIDKIKEEGDSIGGIVECIVEGLPIGLGSYVQSDRKLDGAIAGAVMSINAFKGVEIGIGFEAGKLRGSQVHDEIMYEASKGYYRASNRLGGFEGGMTNGMPVVVRGVMKPIPTLYKPLQSVDIDTKEPFTAQVERSDACAVPAACVVLESVVAWEIAKAFLDKFGGDSLEEIRANYNNYLAQLESY; from the coding sequence ATGAGTTTGCGCTATTTAACAGCGGGGGAAACGCACGGCCCCCAGCTTACAGCCATTATTGAGGGATTGCCCAGTAATTTGACACTTGACTTTGAAGAGCTTAATTTCCAGCTGCACCGGAGACAGAAGGGCTACGGCCGCGGACGCCGGATGCAGATTGAGAAGGATACTGCCCAGATTGCCGGCGGTGTACGCCACGGCTACACTACCGGAGCTCCTGTAGCGCTCATTGTGGAGAACAAGGACTGGACACACTGGAAGAACATTATGAACATTGAGCCGATTCCGGGCAGTGACGAAGAGAAGCGCCGGGTGAACCGTCCGCGTCCCGGTCATGCGGACCTGAACGGAGGACTTAAGTATAATCATACCGATCTGCGGAACGTGCTGGAGCGCTCCAGCGCCCGTGAGACGGCCGCAAGAGTAGCCGTAGGCGGAGTAGCCCGTCAGCTGCTTGCAGCCTTCGGAGTGAAGATTGCCGGACAAGTCATCCGGATCGGAGAGATTGAAGCACCTGCTAACGATCTGCCTATCGATGAGCTGATTGCCCGGACGGAAGAATCCTCTGTGCGGGTAGTGGACAAGGAGACAGAGCAGAAGATGGAGGCTTACATAGACAAGATCAAGGAAGAAGGCGACTCCATCGGTGGGATTGTGGAATGTATTGTCGAAGGTCTGCCTATTGGCCTTGGCAGTTATGTACAGTCCGACCGCAAGCTGGACGGTGCCATTGCCGGAGCCGTGATGTCGATTAATGCCTTCAAGGGCGTGGAGATCGGAATCGGCTTCGAAGCCGGAAAGCTGCGCGGCTCACAGGTCCATGACGAGATTATGTATGAAGCCTCGAAAGGGTACTACCGGGCGAGCAACCGGCTGGGCGGGTTCGAAGGCGGAATGACCAATGGAATGCCGGTGGTCGTCAGAGGGGTAATGAAGCCGATCCCGACGCTGTACAAACCGCTGCAGAGTGTGGATATTGACACGAAGGAGCCGTTCACAGCCCAGGTGGAGCGCTCAGACGCCTGTGCCGTTCCGGCAGCTTGTGTCGTACTGGAGAGTGTAGTAGCCTGGGAGATTGCCAAGGCGTTCCTCGATAAATTCGGCGGGGACTCTCTCGAAGAGATCCGCGCGAACTATAATAATTACCTGGCTCAACTGGAGAGCTACTAA
- the aroB gene encoding 3-dehydroquinate synthase: MRSITVDLGERSYPIYIGSGLLQSIGERCTEAGFAQRSPLLVVSDTEVAPRYLEQVETSLRSSGYTVVSHVIQAGEASKSLAVYEEVITTAIQGGLDRSSAVLALGGGVVGDLAGFVAASYMRGIGFMQIPTTILAHDSSVGGKVAVNHPLAKNMLGAFYQPSMVVYDLDTLTTLPSRQVASGLAEVVKHGLILDREFAYWCREHAEELLALDPEALGYALERGCAIKADVIGGDEREHGQRAILNLGHTIGHAIEAVGGYGTFLHGEAIAIGMAGSALLAAKLGRDRQIYEDTVSMLTALSLPTRLPSQYGGEELMEAMMHDKKFKEGRMTFIVPEAIGEVSIISDVQASDVSEVIAQLKKEGSPW, translated from the coding sequence ATGCGCAGCATTACTGTTGACTTAGGGGAACGTTCTTATCCGATTTATATCGGCAGCGGTCTGCTGCAGAGTATCGGCGAACGCTGCACCGAAGCCGGATTCGCGCAGCGCAGCCCGCTGCTGGTGGTCAGTGATACCGAAGTAGCGCCGCGTTATCTGGAGCAGGTGGAGACTTCCCTCCGCAGCAGCGGATATACGGTGGTCAGCCATGTCATTCAGGCGGGTGAAGCTTCGAAGTCACTAGCCGTCTATGAAGAAGTCATTACCACAGCGATTCAAGGCGGTCTGGACCGCAGCTCAGCCGTGCTGGCGCTTGGCGGGGGAGTCGTTGGCGATCTGGCCGGCTTCGTTGCTGCATCTTATATGCGGGGAATCGGGTTCATGCAGATTCCAACGACCATTCTCGCCCATGACAGCAGCGTAGGCGGCAAGGTGGCCGTTAACCATCCGCTAGCCAAGAATATGCTGGGCGCCTTTTATCAGCCGTCTATGGTGGTATATGATCTGGACACCTTAACTACGCTTCCATCCCGGCAGGTCGCTTCAGGCCTGGCTGAGGTGGTCAAGCACGGGCTGATTCTGGACCGTGAGTTCGCTTACTGGTGCCGGGAGCATGCGGAGGAGTTGCTGGCACTGGACCCCGAGGCGCTGGGATATGCGCTGGAACGCGGTTGTGCCATCAAGGCGGATGTAATCGGCGGTGATGAACGCGAGCACGGACAGCGTGCAATTCTGAATCTGGGGCATACCATCGGACATGCCATCGAAGCTGTCGGCGGCTATGGAACCTTCCTGCATGGAGAGGCGATTGCCATCGGGATGGCCGGATCTGCTCTGCTCGCAGCGAAGCTGGGCCGGGACAGACAGATCTATGAGGATACCGTATCCATGCTAACCGCCCTGTCGCTGCCCACCCGGCTTCCTTCGCAGTATGGCGGGGAAGAGCTGATGGAAGCGATGATGCATGACAAGAAATTCAAGGAAGGCCGAATGACTTTTATCGTGCCGGAGGCCATTGGTGAAGTTAGCATCATCAGTGATGTGCAGGCAAGTGATGTCTCAGAAGTCATAGCCCAGCTTAAGAAGGAGGGAAGCCCATGGTGA
- a CDS encoding CheR family methyltransferase — MAEREESSLTPDPDYTGFIHNIKQSTGIDLAQYKEAQMKRRLTTLRMKNGYNTFNEFYAAMMKDKALFYEFLDRMTINVSEFWRNPNRWEVLRDVILPDLQRSGRRLKLWSAACSTGEEPYTLAMILSDKNILAQTGILATDIDDGALAKAKQGIYLERSLKDVPKDVSDRYFTPEGPVFKVSEGLKKNIDFRKQNLLLDKFDEGFDLIICRNVMIYFTEEAKNKLYHKFSASLRPGGYLFVGSTEQIFTPAQYGFESTETFFYRKK; from the coding sequence ATGGCTGAACGTGAAGAATCCTCATTAACCCCGGACCCTGATTACACCGGATTTATTCATAATATCAAACAAAGCACCGGCATTGACCTTGCGCAGTATAAGGAAGCACAGATGAAGCGGCGGCTGACGACGCTCCGTATGAAGAACGGCTACAATACCTTTAACGAATTCTATGCGGCAATGATGAAGGACAAGGCTCTGTTCTATGAGTTTTTGGACCGCATGACGATCAATGTCTCCGAATTCTGGCGGAATCCGAACCGCTGGGAAGTGCTGCGGGATGTGATTCTGCCGGATCTTCAGCGTTCGGGCCGCAGACTGAAGCTATGGAGTGCCGCCTGTTCGACGGGGGAAGAGCCTTATACGCTGGCGATGATTCTCTCGGACAAGAATATTCTGGCCCAGACCGGAATTCTGGCTACAGATATTGATGACGGGGCGCTGGCCAAAGCCAAGCAGGGAATCTATCTGGAGCGCTCCCTGAAGGATGTGCCCAAAGATGTGTCAGACCGGTATTTCACACCGGAAGGACCAGTCTTCAAGGTCAGTGAAGGACTGAAGAAGAATATCGATTTCCGCAAGCAGAATCTGCTGCTGGATAAATTCGATGAAGGCTTCGATCTGATTATCTGCCGCAATGTCATGATTTACTTCACTGAAGAAGCCAAGAATAAGTTATATCACAAATTCTCGGCCAGTCTGCGGCCCGGAGGCTATCTGTTCGTGGGCAGTACGGAGCAGATCTTCACACCGGCGCAGTATGGCTTTGAATCGACCGAAACCTTCTTTTACCGCAAGAAATAG
- the ndk gene encoding nucleoside-diphosphate kinase yields the protein MEQTYLMIKPDGVQRGLIGRIVARLEDKGFKLVAAKLITVTEEQAKKHYAEHDGKDFFPELVSFITSGPVFAMVWEGDDVIALSRLLIGKTKVGEALPGTIRGDYASHTPLNLIHGSDSPDSAAREIANFFAPDELAHYHKDIAAWM from the coding sequence ATGGAACAAACGTATCTGATGATCAAACCGGATGGTGTACAGCGCGGACTAATCGGACGCATCGTCGCCCGTCTGGAAGACAAGGGATTCAAGCTGGTCGCTGCCAAGCTGATTACCGTTACTGAGGAGCAGGCCAAGAAGCATTATGCGGAGCATGACGGCAAGGATTTTTTCCCGGAGCTGGTAAGCTTCATTACTTCCGGACCTGTGTTCGCCATGGTATGGGAAGGCGATGATGTCATCGCATTATCGCGTCTCCTGATCGGCAAAACCAAAGTCGGTGAGGCCTTGCCGGGGACGATCCGCGGGGATTATGCCAGCCATACTCCGCTTAATCTGATCCACGGATCGGATTCACCGGACAGTGCAGCACGTGAGATCGCCAATTTCTTCGCTCCGGATGAGCTGGCACATTATCATAAAGACATCGCGGCCTGGATGTAA
- a CDS encoding menaquinone biosynthetic enzyme MqnA/MqnD family protein, whose amino-acid sequence MTDLEHTVIGKISYTNSWPVYHHFHPSSLSFPAEMVSEVPAVLNRGMAAGDIHVGALSSFAYAAASDRLLLLPGLSVSADGPVRSIFLFSKKPLQQIGSGTIAVTNTSATSVNLLKILMHKALGASPEYISSDPDLNTMMQQADAGLLIGDHAIRASWQDQGYEVTDLGELWKEWTGHSMTFAVWAVNRKAAARNPKAIAEIAEAFERSKRRGLNDLGPVIHEACCTIGGTASYWRDYFRNLCYDFGERQQEGLNLYFRYAYEMGLLPQEVKMELWSHNLLTRVKE is encoded by the coding sequence ATGACAGACCTTGAACATACCGTCATCGGCAAAATCAGCTATACCAATTCATGGCCGGTCTATCATCATTTCCATCCTTCTTCATTAAGTTTTCCTGCAGAAATGGTGAGTGAGGTGCCTGCTGTGCTTAACCGGGGCATGGCAGCAGGAGATATTCATGTTGGGGCTTTATCCTCCTTTGCTTACGCAGCGGCCAGCGACCGGCTGCTGCTGCTGCCCGGCCTGTCCGTCAGCGCGGACGGTCCGGTGCGGTCGATATTTCTTTTCTCCAAAAAGCCGCTACAGCAGATTGGCAGCGGAACGATAGCTGTGACGAACACCTCGGCTACCTCGGTCAATCTGCTAAAGATCCTGATGCACAAGGCCTTAGGGGCCAGCCCGGAGTACATTAGTAGCGATCCCGATTTGAACACCATGATGCAGCAGGCGGATGCCGGGCTCTTGATTGGTGACCATGCTATCCGCGCCTCCTGGCAGGATCAAGGCTATGAAGTGACGGATCTGGGCGAGCTGTGGAAGGAATGGACCGGTCACAGTATGACCTTTGCTGTATGGGCGGTCAACCGGAAGGCTGCAGCCCGGAATCCTAAGGCCATTGCCGAGATTGCCGAAGCCTTCGAGCGGAGCAAGAGACGCGGCCTGAATGATCTGGGTCCGGTAATTCACGAAGCCTGCTGCACGATCGGGGGCACGGCCTCCTATTGGAGAGATTACTTCCGTAATTTATGTTATGACTTTGGGGAAAGGCAGCAGGAAGGTCTGAACCTCTATTTCCGCTATGCCTATGAAATGGGCCTGCTGCCGCAGGAAGTGAAGATGGAGCTTTGGAGCCACAATCTGCTGACACGGGTGAAAGAATGA
- a CDS encoding demethylmenaquinone methyltransferase: MTVDKATVTGGQGEKPKEQFVHSVFESIAGKYDLMNDILSFRRHKAWRKFTMRKMGMKRGDSAVDLCCGTCDWSIALADASETGNVMGLDFSAGMLEVGRRKVEARGLQDRISLIQGNAMELPFGDNSFDYATIGFGLRNVPDPVQVLSEMKRVVKPGGMVVCLELSKPMKQPFKGIYYFYFQRVLPLLGRLFAKRYEQYKWLPESLALFPDRKQLEEIFRDTGLTKVESFPLNGGIAALHLGLKENCNV, from the coding sequence ATGACAGTAGATAAAGCTACCGTAACAGGTGGGCAAGGCGAGAAGCCGAAAGAGCAATTTGTCCATTCGGTATTTGAGAGCATTGCCGGCAAGTATGATTTGATGAATGATATTCTGAGCTTCCGTCGCCATAAGGCCTGGCGGAAGTTCACCATGCGCAAGATGGGCATGAAACGCGGGGACTCGGCAGTGGACCTGTGCTGCGGTACCTGCGACTGGAGCATTGCCCTCGCTGATGCCAGCGAGACCGGAAATGTTATGGGACTGGACTTCAGCGCAGGCATGCTGGAGGTGGGACGGCGTAAGGTGGAAGCGCGCGGATTGCAGGACCGCATCTCCCTGATTCAGGGGAATGCGATGGAGCTGCCGTTCGGTGATAATTCCTTCGATTACGCCACGATTGGCTTTGGACTTCGTAATGTGCCTGATCCCGTACAGGTGCTGAGTGAGATGAAGCGCGTGGTGAAGCCCGGCGGTATGGTGGTCTGCCTGGAGCTGTCGAAGCCGATGAAGCAGCCGTTCAAAGGTATTTATTATTTTTATTTCCAGCGTGTGCTTCCGCTGCTTGGCAGGCTGTTCGCCAAGCGGTATGAGCAATATAAATGGCTTCCTGAATCACTGGCACTCTTCCCGGACAGGAAGCAATTAGAGGAGATCTTCCGGGATACCGGACTTACAAAAGTGGAATCGTTCCCCTTGAACGGTGGCATCGCGGCGTTACATCTTGGACTCAAGGAGAACTGTAATGTTTAA
- a CDS encoding UbiA-like polyprenyltransferase produces MFKKIGIFLQMIKFEHTVFALPFAFMGALLGSVVMFGELPSWSQIGWVVVAMFGARSAAMGLNRLIDRISDAKNPRTAGRAIPAGLLKVGEVTLFIAFSFFLLFWAAFKLNPLSAKLLPIAVFLLVLYSFTKRFTWACHLILGLTIALAPLGGWVAVTGTVDSTAMIFYFTIVFWTAGFDIIYSCQDVDFDRKEGLYSIPVRFGVARALGIAKVFHLLTALGFISLLFITDLSWWYVAGMVIAYIILFYEHYIVSPGDLSKLQTAFFTMNGVLSIVVFSFTLIDLVVQFYK; encoded by the coding sequence ATGTTTAAGAAAATCGGTATTTTTCTACAAATGATTAAATTCGAACACACGGTTTTTGCTTTACCTTTTGCCTTTATGGGGGCCTTGCTGGGTTCAGTAGTTATGTTTGGGGAACTGCCCTCCTGGAGCCAGATCGGATGGGTGGTTGTTGCTATGTTCGGCGCACGCAGCGCGGCTATGGGGCTTAACCGGCTGATCGACCGGATCAGTGATGCGAAGAATCCGCGGACAGCGGGCAGAGCCATTCCGGCAGGACTACTGAAGGTTGGAGAGGTAACGCTGTTCATCGCGTTCTCGTTCTTTTTGCTGTTCTGGGCAGCCTTCAAGCTTAATCCGCTGTCAGCGAAGCTGCTGCCGATTGCTGTTTTTCTGCTGGTCCTCTATTCCTTCACCAAACGCTTCACCTGGGCCTGTCACCTGATTCTCGGGCTTACGATTGCCCTTGCACCTCTCGGCGGCTGGGTTGCGGTTACAGGAACAGTGGACTCGACTGCTATGATCTTCTATTTCACGATCGTATTCTGGACAGCAGGCTTTGATATCATCTACTCCTGCCAGGATGTGGACTTCGACCGCAAGGAAGGGTTGTATTCGATTCCGGTGCGCTTCGGGGTGGCTCGTGCGCTGGGGATTGCCAAGGTCTTTCATCTGCTTACTGCCCTGGGCTTCATCTCTCTGTTGTTCATCACAGATCTGAGCTGGTGGTATGTGGCCGGCATGGTGATTGCTTACATTATACTGTTCTATGAGCACTACATTGTGTCTCCGGGTGATCTAAGCAAGCTGCAGACCGCCTTCTTTACCATGAATGGTGTACTTAGCATTGTGGTCTTTTCCTTTACTCTGATTGACCTGGTGGTGCAGTTCTACAAATGA